The Equus przewalskii isolate Varuska chromosome 5, EquPr2, whole genome shotgun sequence genome window below encodes:
- the LOC103563241 gene encoding extracellular glycoprotein lacritin-like, whose protein sequence is MRFMALLFLVALAGALVCAQDASVTRAEPGAGITAPVESASPQETAAGDGFAPGEQLKPLKDLAERRLLKARRTLEEARKGAREGIEGGKKLFEGGTELLRKLRDKFIPIKP, encoded by the exons ATGAGATTCATGGCTCTTCTCTTCCTGGTGGCTCTGGCTGGGGCCCTGGTCTGTGCCC AAGATGCCTCTGTGACCCGTG CTGAACCTGGTGCGGGGATCACAGCTCCAGTGGAATCTGCTTCACCCCAAGAGACGGCAGCAGGAGACGGGTTCGCCCCAGGGGAACAACTAAAACCCCTGA AAGACTTAGCAGAGAGAAGACTCTTGAAAGCAAGGCGTACCCttgaagaagcaagaaaaggagCGCGGGAAGGAATTGAAGGTGGAAAAAAACTCTTCGAAG GTGGAACTGAACTTTTAAGAAAACTGAGGGACAAATTCATTCCAATTAAGCCCTAA